A portion of the Bacteroidetes Order II. bacterium genome contains these proteins:
- a CDS encoding helix-turn-helix domain-containing protein: MPRISHGIRLGVMVLFLGPVWLYAQCGKIEIPYMHGLVEVDGKSDEWADVPYKTFSTPSKGKNRRNVTQIALAWDGYALYAYFTVRDRHLIALPKDKLPIEGLVKPVPIDTTGRTIPVDTLAYLYLNDSVELYVHTKGEPTSTFSSSDYQLVTDLLGRTVVLRGNPVPALDAQLPKIVDQDVVYYVKSVASGSANMNDDEDDGYVVEMMVPWASLGLLEAKSWMHIRLLAGNNDNDGEGLDIIKSAWCGVENQDAAANWTDVKLVGQATWWDRIQKAMAFSPWLLVGGVFGGILAAWLLWQFLIRLVRRLKRTKAPLRPDTESVVEHQKTPLPVTEPKPVPPIKAVLPEEIAPTVIPRPIEVVSADVQFLKQMQNLIERRIDDPRLNVAELAQALNISPRQLQRKIQSLTGLSPVLFLRNYRLERAKHLLEQGAGSISEVAYAVGFNTPDYFAKVFKEQFGVQPSQYIKTVQQELPGTNQT; encoded by the coding sequence ATGCCCCGTATTTCTCATGGAATACGCTTGGGAGTAATGGTTTTATTTTTGGGTCCTGTCTGGCTATATGCGCAGTGTGGTAAAATTGAAATTCCATATATGCACGGCCTTGTTGAGGTGGACGGAAAGTCGGATGAATGGGCAGACGTGCCTTACAAAACGTTTTCCACCCCTTCTAAAGGCAAAAACAGGCGTAACGTAACGCAAATCGCACTTGCATGGGATGGATATGCTTTATACGCTTATTTTACGGTACGAGACCGACATCTGATTGCACTACCCAAGGATAAATTGCCCATTGAAGGCTTGGTCAAACCCGTTCCGATTGATACAACAGGGCGTACCATTCCGGTGGATACATTGGCTTACCTTTACCTAAACGACTCTGTAGAGTTGTATGTACATACAAAAGGGGAACCAACATCTACCTTTTCGTCATCGGATTACCAATTGGTGACGGATTTATTGGGAAGAACGGTTGTACTGCGTGGAAACCCCGTTCCGGCCTTAGATGCGCAATTACCCAAAATCGTAGATCAGGATGTGGTGTATTATGTAAAAAGTGTTGCGTCGGGCAGTGCGAACATGAATGACGACGAAGACGATGGTTATGTGGTGGAGATGATGGTTCCGTGGGCTTCTTTGGGGCTTTTGGAAGCAAAGTCTTGGATGCACATCCGCTTGTTGGCAGGAAACAACGATAATGACGGCGAGGGCTTAGACATCATTAAGTCTGCTTGGTGTGGAGTGGAGAATCAAGATGCTGCTGCAAATTGGACCGATGTGAAGTTGGTCGGCCAAGCCACTTGGTGGGATAGAATCCAGAAAGCAATGGCCTTCTCGCCTTGGTTGTTGGTGGGGGGCGTTTTCGGAGGAATACTGGCCGCCTGGTTGCTTTGGCAATTCTTAATCCGTCTTGTACGCAGGCTGAAGCGCACCAAAGCGCCTTTACGGCCTGATACCGAGTCGGTGGTTGAGCACCAAAAGACCCCATTGCCAGTCACGGAACCTAAACCAGTACCACCAATCAAAGCGGTGCTTCCTGAAGAAATTGCTCCCACGGTAATTCCACGCCCCATAGAAGTGGTATCTGCGGATGTGCAGTTTCTCAAGCAGATGCAAAATCTAATTGAAAGGCGCATAGACGATCCTCGGCTGAATGTAGCAGAGTTGGCACAGGCGCTTAACATTAGTCCGCGTCAATTACAGCGGAAGATACAATCACTCACGGGGTTGTCTCCTGTCTTGTTTCTCCGCAACTATCGTTTGGAGCGTGCCAAACATTTATTGGAACAAGGTGCAGGTAGCATCTCGGAAGTGGCGTATGCGGTTGGGTTCAATACCCCGGATTATTTTGCAAAGGTTTTTAAAGAGCAATTTGGCGTGCAGCCTTCACAATATATTAAAACAGTTCAACAGGAGTTGCCCGGTACAAATCAGACATAA
- a CDS encoding HlyC/CorC family transporter — MLFLITVILLLLLAFFAAAESAFVTANRYKAEIECASRGENGKAVEVFLHNPIRLFTTTLVGTVLGLVLYATALAFLLSEVLQPFQGSPALLLTIQILVGFLTVLFLGEILPKHLVQKQPNEWIFRLARPLMWSYWLLFPIIQPAGWLSQGIAHLLRIQNRIVSPYLIPDLESLLSERFNETPEPDPKIDEDERELVSNVLELRETRVREVMVSRTQITALRIDTSLSDVRRVFTETGYSKIPVYAQHLDNMVGYVLVHDLFHHPASLESIVRPIKFVPEAQPTNKLLQSLLKEKTSIALVVDEHGGVSGLVTMEDLLEELIGEIEDEFDPDHTPVRVIGPNTWSVRGDAEIHVLREQYGFTIPVGNYDTMGGYILHQTGKVPEVHSHYIFDQYAVTILKATPKRVDLVKLNRIS, encoded by the coding sequence ATGCTGTTCCTAATTACGGTCATATTGTTGCTGCTTCTGGCGTTTTTTGCAGCAGCGGAGTCTGCATTTGTAACGGCCAACCGTTATAAAGCCGAAATTGAGTGTGCTTCCCGTGGCGAAAATGGCAAGGCTGTCGAGGTTTTTCTTCACAATCCCATTCGTCTGTTTACGACCACGTTGGTGGGGACCGTCTTAGGGTTGGTTTTATATGCCACCGCCCTTGCTTTTCTCTTGTCCGAAGTGTTGCAACCCTTTCAGGGGTCACCTGCCCTTCTATTGACCATACAAATTTTGGTTGGATTTCTGACGGTTTTGTTCCTTGGGGAGATATTGCCCAAGCATTTGGTGCAAAAACAGCCTAATGAATGGATTTTTCGTCTTGCCCGCCCCCTCATGTGGTCCTATTGGCTTCTTTTTCCAATCATTCAACCCGCCGGATGGCTCTCACAAGGCATTGCCCACCTATTGCGCATTCAGAACCGTATTGTCAGCCCCTACTTAATACCAGATTTGGAGAGTTTATTAAGTGAACGATTTAATGAAACCCCAGAGCCGGACCCCAAGATTGACGAAGATGAACGCGAACTCGTTTCCAATGTGCTGGAACTACGTGAAACCCGCGTCCGAGAAGTGATGGTTAGCCGTACCCAGATTACCGCTCTTCGCATAGATACATCCCTTTCCGATGTGCGGCGGGTTTTTACGGAAACGGGTTACTCGAAAATTCCTGTTTATGCACAACACCTGGACAATATGGTGGGATATGTATTGGTACACGACCTCTTCCATCATCCCGCTTCGTTGGAAAGTATTGTACGTCCCATTAAGTTTGTACCAGAAGCGCAGCCTACCAATAAGTTACTTCAGTCTCTCTTGAAAGAAAAAACCTCTATTGCATTGGTGGTGGACGAGCATGGCGGGGTGTCTGGATTGGTTACAATGGAGGATTTGCTTGAAGAACTGATTGGGGAGATAGAAGATGAGTTTGACCCAGATCATACGCCCGTTCGGGTTATAGGGCCCAATACGTGGTCGGTTCGTGGAGATGCCGAAATACATGTATTGCGGGAACAATACGGGTTCACGATTCCTGTAGGAAACTATGATACGATGGGGGGGTATATCTTACATCAAACAGGCAAGGTACCCGAAGTGCATAGCCACTATATTTTCGATCAGTATGCTGTGACCATTCTCAAGGCAACACCTAAGCGTGTTGATCTGGTAAAACTGAACCGCATCTCATGA
- a CDS encoding asparagine synthetase B, translating to MKKRRLSILLVLLLGSAIPSRTQSILIPMDEVQTDHLKAYGLIYWTLAQGMDVDWLLNYRGGSFLAAYNTAVEKELLIRGILFERVSDGTAQSILNEVQSPSNNMDVVKLEKQPRIAVYAPKQVLPWDDAVLMALTYAEVPYTQIYDKEIISGELQNYDWLHLHHEDFTGQYGKFYAQYRNAPWYIEQQRTAETEARNLGFRKVSQLKLAVAQTIRQYVVNGGFMFAMCSGSDTFDIALAAHKTDIAASVFDGDAISPNAQNELDFDATMAFQSFQVSMNPMEYEHSDIDVMPPPHLQDPSTDFFTLFEFSAKWDPVPTMLTQNHVATLRGFMGQATQYRKEKIKPTVTILGESPGRETVRYLYGPVGKGFFAFYGGHDPEDYRHYVGDPPTDLALHKSSPGYRLILNNVLFPAAKKKPHKT from the coding sequence GGACGAGGTGCAAACCGACCACCTAAAAGCCTATGGCCTGATTTATTGGACATTGGCGCAAGGCATGGATGTGGACTGGCTCCTGAATTATCGGGGTGGCTCGTTTTTAGCGGCCTATAATACGGCGGTGGAAAAGGAGCTACTCATCCGTGGCATTCTGTTTGAACGAGTGAGTGATGGAACTGCGCAATCCATTCTTAATGAGGTGCAAAGTCCATCCAACAACATGGATGTCGTAAAACTCGAAAAACAGCCCCGAATTGCGGTGTATGCACCCAAACAGGTTTTACCGTGGGACGACGCCGTTTTGATGGCCTTGACTTATGCCGAAGTGCCCTACACCCAAATTTATGACAAGGAAATCATCTCCGGTGAGCTACAAAATTACGATTGGCTACACCTGCACCACGAGGACTTTACCGGACAATATGGCAAGTTTTACGCCCAATACCGCAATGCCCCTTGGTACATCGAACAACAACGCACAGCCGAAACAGAAGCACGAAACTTAGGATTTCGGAAAGTCAGCCAATTAAAACTCGCCGTTGCACAAACCATCCGACAATATGTGGTGAACGGCGGTTTTATGTTTGCCATGTGTTCCGGCTCCGACACCTTCGACATTGCCTTGGCCGCGCATAAAACCGACATCGCCGCCTCGGTGTTTGACGGAGATGCCATTTCTCCCAATGCCCAAAATGAATTGGATTTTGACGCGACAATGGCCTTTCAGAGCTTTCAGGTAAGCATGAACCCGATGGAGTATGAACATTCCGACATAGACGTAATGCCTCCTCCACATCTTCAAGACCCCTCTACCGACTTCTTCACGCTTTTTGAGTTTAGTGCCAAGTGGGACCCCGTACCTACGATGTTGACCCAAAACCATGTGGCCACACTACGCGGATTTATGGGCCAGGCCACCCAATACCGTAAAGAAAAAATCAAGCCAACCGTCACAATTCTGGGAGAATCACCGGGCCGTGAAACGGTTCGTTATTTGTATGGCCCAGTCGGAAAAGGATTCTTTGCGTTCTACGGCGGCCATGATCCCGAAGACTATCGGCACTACGTAGGAGACCCGCCCACCGATTTAGCACTACACAAAAGTTCTCCGGGCTATCGGCTTATCTTGAACAATGTGCTATTCCCTGCTGCCAAGAAAAAACCACATAAAACCTGA
- a CDS encoding polysaccharide biosynthesis C-terminal domain-containing protein: protein MSRIQKLLKDTAVYGISSILGRALNVLIVPFYAHYLPVNDNGVIGVVFAAFVFLNILYTYGLESAYFKFTSGKEGRTKANKIFSTATLMLLISSITFSLTMSAFPAVTSNLITLNPEWQQLVFYMAAIVLLDTMAAIPLAELRLSNRPYRFAAVKLSNITLNLVLNVIFIAFFQWGIAGVFLANVLASGFQVLVLLPVYFERFRFMYDGQTAKSLLKYGLPLLPNGLAFAATETLSRFFLNMMGKEQILRLYGHVIPAAEQAKLLTPEDYGDYVTGIFNNIYKIGVFMMLFTQMFRFAWQPFYFNHAEDPDAKPLFARVFLLFTAIGLTAWLCITFFSREIVAFPLPGGRTLLPSQYWFALPIVPIVLGAYFLQGWESIFSAGIYIQKQTSRLIPITLLGALVTFLLNFLFVPHYGLLAAAWGALGAYFVMSLGVYFSAQKIYPIHHNWMQIGILLVGALGIFALWQLFPALQHWYFELLLMGGYIALMFGTGILSYDFIQTTLRKR from the coding sequence ATGAGCCGCATTCAAAAACTCCTAAAAGACACTGCTGTCTATGGCATTTCTTCCATTCTTGGACGTGCATTAAACGTACTTATTGTCCCGTTTTATGCCCATTACCTCCCCGTGAATGATAACGGGGTAATTGGGGTGGTTTTTGCCGCCTTTGTGTTTCTTAATATTCTTTACACCTACGGATTAGAATCTGCCTACTTTAAGTTTACATCAGGAAAAGAAGGCCGTACCAAAGCAAATAAAATCTTTAGCACGGCCACATTGATGCTTCTGATAAGTAGTATCACTTTTTCACTCACCATGTCTGCCTTCCCTGCCGTTACCAGCAACCTCATCACCCTTAATCCGGAATGGCAGCAACTGGTCTTTTACATGGCGGCCATCGTCCTGCTGGATACCATGGCCGCAATACCTTTAGCAGAATTGCGGCTTTCCAACCGTCCTTACCGCTTTGCTGCCGTAAAACTGTCTAACATCACACTCAATCTGGTATTAAATGTAATTTTTATTGCCTTCTTCCAATGGGGAATTGCAGGGGTCTTTTTGGCAAATGTTTTGGCTTCTGGATTTCAGGTATTGGTTCTTCTGCCCGTTTATTTCGAGCGTTTCCGGTTCATGTACGATGGCCAAACCGCAAAATCTTTGCTAAAGTATGGTCTTCCGCTCCTACCAAATGGCCTTGCTTTTGCTGCAACCGAAACGCTAAGCCGGTTTTTCCTCAACATGATGGGAAAGGAGCAGATTTTAAGGCTATATGGCCATGTGATTCCTGCTGCCGAACAAGCTAAATTGCTTACCCCTGAAGACTATGGTGATTATGTAACAGGTATTTTTAACAATATCTATAAGATTGGCGTCTTCATGATGTTGTTTACCCAGATGTTTCGTTTTGCTTGGCAACCATTTTATTTTAACCACGCCGAAGATCCAGATGCAAAGCCCCTTTTTGCAAGGGTTTTTTTGCTTTTTACTGCAATTGGACTTACGGCTTGGTTATGTATCACCTTTTTTTCCCGCGAAATTGTGGCATTCCCTTTGCCGGGAGGCCGTACCCTACTACCCTCTCAGTATTGGTTTGCTCTCCCGATTGTCCCGATTGTACTGGGTGCTTATTTTCTCCAGGGTTGGGAAAGTATTTTCTCTGCGGGGATTTACATCCAAAAGCAAACTTCACGGCTCATTCCTATCACCTTGCTCGGCGCATTAGTCACTTTTTTGCTCAACTTCTTATTCGTCCCCCATTATGGCTTGCTTGCTGCGGCATGGGGGGCCTTGGGGGCTTATTTTGTCATGTCGCTGGGAGTCTATTTTTCGGCCCAGAAAATTTATCCAATCCACCATAACTGGATGCAAATAGGGATTTTATTGGTCGGTGCATTGGGTATTTTTGCCCTATGGCAGTTATTCCCCGCACTCCAACATTGGTATTTCGAACTGCTACTTATGGGCGGATATATTGCCTTGATGTTTGGGACCGGCATTTTGTCTTATGACTTCATACAAACCACCTTACGCAAACGCTAA
- the ung gene encoding uracil-DNA glycosylase: MADVKIEPSWKAVLTPEFEKPYFQQIRKTLYEAKAAGKTLYPPGSLMFNAFNKVPFEEVKVVILGQDPYHQPGQAMGLSFSVPKGIRTPPSLVNIYKELLRDLPCFTVPPHGDLSEWAVQGVFLLNAMLSVEKGAAGSHAKIGWQDFTDAVIHTLSNRRNGLVFMLWGNFAKQKKSLVDPTKHLILEAAHPSPLAGNAFSGCAHFSKANHYLQSIGKTAIDWQITP, encoded by the coding sequence ATGGCAGACGTAAAAATAGAACCCAGTTGGAAAGCGGTTCTGACACCGGAATTTGAAAAGCCCTATTTCCAACAAATCCGCAAGACCCTCTATGAAGCGAAAGCCGCCGGAAAAACCCTGTATCCACCCGGCTCGCTGATGTTCAATGCCTTCAACAAAGTTCCATTCGAAGAGGTGAAAGTGGTGATTTTGGGGCAAGATCCCTATCACCAGCCCGGTCAGGCAATGGGTCTCTCTTTCTCTGTTCCAAAAGGCATCCGCACACCACCTTCCTTGGTCAATATCTACAAAGAACTGCTCCGAGACCTGCCCTGTTTTACGGTTCCGCCACACGGCGATCTTTCGGAATGGGCCGTTCAAGGTGTTTTTTTACTCAATGCCATGCTCTCGGTAGAAAAAGGCGCTGCAGGTTCTCATGCAAAAATTGGATGGCAGGACTTTACCGATGCCGTAATACATACCCTTTCCAACCGCCGAAACGGATTGGTTTTTATGCTTTGGGGGAATTTTGCCAAACAGAAAAAAAGTCTCGTTGATCCAACCAAACACCTGATTTTGGAAGCCGCACACCCCTCCCCACTTGCTGGCAATGCCTTTAGCGGATGTGCCCACTTTTCTAAGGCCAACCATTATTTACAGTCTATCGGAAAAACAGCAATAGACTGGCAAATCACTCCTTGA
- a CDS encoding citrate synthase (catalyzes the formation of citrate from acetyl-CoA and oxaloacetate), translating to MPDTATEKPVVARGLAGVYALESALSFIDGEAGILVYRGYNIHELAGKASFEEVAHLLWKGHLPNQAELDALNAELRANREVDDAIVDTLAKLPKNIEPMAALRTAVSLLGNFDPEAEDMSPEANYRKSIRLTAQMPTVLAAFDRVRKGLPVIKPRKEGSIAAEFLYMINGEVPGAATEHTLDTCLVLQADHGSNASTFTGRAAASTLSDMHSSVVSAIGALKGPLHGGANIAVMRMLKDIEARGLTVEEFVAEKFAKKEKIMGFGHRVYKTLDPRAVSLREMLIKVSEEKGEMKWYEMETKMQQLVKDAKGLNANVDFYSAPLYYLMGIEIDLFTPIFAMSRITGWTASIMEQYADNALMRPKSVYTGVTDLKFTPISDRG from the coding sequence ATGCCAGACACAGCAACCGAAAAGCCGGTCGTAGCAAGAGGTCTTGCCGGTGTATATGCACTCGAATCTGCCCTCTCGTTTATTGACGGAGAAGCGGGAATTCTCGTTTATCGGGGGTATAATATTCATGAGTTGGCAGGAAAGGCCAGTTTTGAAGAGGTGGCCCACCTGCTTTGGAAAGGTCATTTACCCAATCAAGCTGAATTGGACGCCTTAAATGCTGAACTGCGGGCTAATCGTGAAGTGGATGACGCCATTGTGGACACATTGGCCAAATTGCCTAAAAACATCGAACCGATGGCGGCCCTACGAACGGCGGTTTCTCTCTTAGGAAATTTTGATCCCGAAGCAGAAGACATGTCTCCGGAGGCAAATTACCGCAAGTCTATTCGTTTGACGGCGCAAATGCCCACCGTGCTGGCCGCATTTGATCGGGTACGCAAAGGACTTCCGGTAATCAAGCCGCGAAAAGAAGGCTCAATTGCTGCCGAGTTTCTTTATATGATCAATGGCGAAGTACCGGGCGCGGCTACCGAACATACTTTAGATACTTGCTTGGTGCTTCAAGCCGATCACGGCTCGAATGCCTCGACGTTTACTGGACGTGCTGCCGCTTCGACGCTTTCTGACATGCATTCCTCGGTTGTTTCTGCTATTGGGGCTTTAAAAGGTCCGTTGCATGGTGGGGCCAATATTGCCGTGATGCGCATGTTAAAAGACATTGAGGCACGCGGTCTTACGGTAGAAGAATTTGTGGCCGAGAAATTTGCCAAAAAGGAAAAAATTATGGGTTTTGGCCATCGGGTGTATAAAACGTTAGACCCCCGGGCGGTCTCCCTGCGCGAGATGCTGATTAAGGTTTCTGAAGAAAAAGGCGAAATGAAATGGTACGAAATGGAAACCAAAATGCAGCAATTGGTCAAAGATGCGAAGGGCTTAAATGCCAATGTGGACTTCTATTCTGCGCCGCTTTATTACCTGATGGGCATCGAAATTGATTTGTTTACGCCCATTTTTGCCATGTCGCGGATTACTGGGTGGACCGCCAGCATCATGGAGCAATATGCGGATAATGCGCTTATGCGTCCGAAGTCGGTTTATACCGGTGTCACAGACCTGAAATTTACCCCTATCTCCGATCGGGGCTGA
- a CDS encoding T9SS type A sorting domain-containing protein: protein MITSTHNLGSTEIRRSHDITTVTGSSIARKYFITPTNNSSLDAILRFYYFDAELNGNDEHLMVLWRSNDNGATWTPQSGNTQDITANWIQQTGIPTFSTWTAASATALPILLISATATIKTQTATLYWTTAQEINSDRFVIERQTTQDSKQVGEIKGQDNITEQHDYAFTIPNLAYGQHLFRIAQQNRNGLVSYTNPFSVFVELTDALALSEVYPNPFNPSTNFTLAVGQTQNVQIRVFDLLGRQVALLHQGRLDGQTTHTFSFHAEGLASGKYVARIQGEYFIAHKHLVLLK from the coding sequence ATGATTACTTCTACCCACAATCTTGGCAGCACCGAAATACGCCGCTCGCACGACATCACTACTGTAACAGGTAGTAGTATAGCACGTAAATACTTCATCACGCCTACGAATAACAGCAGTTTAGATGCTATCTTGCGTTTCTATTATTTTGATGCTGAACTCAATGGCAACGATGAACATTTGATGGTGCTGTGGCGGAGTAACGACAACGGCGCAACGTGGACACCTCAATCCGGCAATACACAGGACATTACCGCCAATTGGATACAACAAACAGGCATCCCTACCTTTTCCACTTGGACAGCCGCCAGTGCTACTGCACTCCCCATCTTACTCATTTCTGCGACGGCTACCATTAAAACCCAAACGGCTACCTTGTATTGGACAACCGCCCAAGAAATCAATAGCGACCGCTTTGTTATTGAACGACAAACGACACAAGACTCGAAGCAAGTAGGCGAAATCAAAGGACAAGACAACATCACCGAGCAACACGACTACGCGTTTACTATACCTAATTTGGCTTATGGACAACACCTTTTCCGTATTGCCCAACAAAACCGCAACGGCTTAGTGAGCTATACCAACCCCTTTTCAGTTTTTGTGGAACTTACCGATGCTTTAGCCCTCTCGGAAGTGTACCCCAATCCTTTTAACCCCAGTACCAACTTCACCTTGGCCGTTGGGCAAACACAAAACGTACAAATCCGTGTCTTCGACTTGCTGGGCCGTCAGGTAGCATTGCTTCATCAAGGTCGTTTAGACGGGCAAACCACCCACACGTTTTCCTTCCATGCCGAAGGCTTGGCATCGGGTAAATACGTGGCACGCATACAAGGCGAGTATTTTATTGCCCATAAGCACTTGGTCTTATTGAAGTAA
- a CDS encoding Rne/Rng family ribonuclease codes for MPSVAGESTDIGPDRPVALAAVAESAPIQTLKPAISVHPAKYLREGQRILVKISKEPISSKGSRVTTDVSLAGRFLVLVPMANYVAVSKKIASQKERKRLRVLASSLLPQGFGLIVRTVAQDRDAKSLYTDLKLLIDKWKRIEENIQKKGNPPAVVYQDVSMASSVIRDLFTEDFDRILIDDARAHKNIKSYVQAIAPQMASAVQLYTDTPPIFKSTKIEKQIEEAYSSRVDMPSGGYLFIEHTEAMHVVDVNSGRAGHGLTQEENSLNVNLEAVRYIAKHLRLRDLGGIIAVDFIDLRLDSHRRKVLQALRREFRKDRAVTKVLPMSDFGLVEITRQRLRPSYTTSIARQPSPNRVLINPSVETILKRIEAWLEIYKTQTGKTSVTLQVHPFLMSYLKHLRDGLVPRTMRWRFGMKVRVHLVANEIIDPVHFRFVDSDSGEDLTEQFRFL; via the coding sequence ATGCCTTCCGTTGCGGGCGAATCTACCGACATAGGACCAGACCGACCCGTTGCGCTGGCCGCTGTCGCAGAAAGTGCCCCAATTCAGACGCTAAAACCTGCTATTTCAGTACACCCTGCCAAGTATTTAAGAGAAGGCCAACGGATATTGGTGAAGATCAGCAAAGAACCCATTTCCAGCAAAGGCAGTAGGGTCACGACCGATGTATCGCTTGCCGGAAGGTTCTTGGTCTTGGTTCCAATGGCCAATTATGTAGCGGTTTCAAAAAAAATTGCGTCCCAAAAAGAACGCAAACGCCTCCGAGTGCTGGCTTCAAGCCTATTGCCACAAGGTTTTGGCCTCATTGTCCGAACCGTTGCCCAAGACCGTGATGCAAAATCGCTTTATACAGATCTCAAGTTATTAATAGACAAGTGGAAACGCATCGAAGAAAACATTCAGAAGAAAGGCAACCCTCCGGCAGTCGTCTATCAGGACGTAAGCATGGCTTCGTCTGTGATACGGGATTTATTTACGGAAGACTTCGACCGAATTTTGATTGACGATGCGCGTGCGCACAAAAACATCAAAAGCTATGTTCAGGCAATAGCGCCCCAAATGGCCTCTGCCGTCCAACTTTATACGGATACGCCTCCCATTTTTAAGTCAACCAAAATTGAAAAACAAATAGAAGAGGCCTATTCCAGCCGGGTGGATATGCCATCCGGCGGCTATTTGTTTATTGAGCATACCGAGGCCATGCATGTGGTGGACGTAAACTCCGGACGTGCCGGCCATGGCCTTACACAAGAAGAGAACTCGCTGAATGTAAACCTTGAAGCCGTCCGATACATTGCCAAACACCTCCGGTTGCGTGATTTGGGAGGCATTATTGCTGTAGATTTTATTGATCTACGGCTGGATAGTCATCGCCGAAAGGTTTTACAGGCACTAAGACGGGAATTTAGAAAAGACCGTGCAGTTACAAAAGTCCTTCCGATGAGTGATTTTGGCTTAGTAGAAATCACCCGCCAACGGCTACGTCCCAGCTATACCACTTCCATTGCTCGACAGCCATCACCCAACCGCGTCCTGATCAATCCAAGTGTGGAAACCATTCTGAAACGCATAGAAGCATGGTTAGAAATTTATAAAACCCAAACAGGCAAAACATCTGTCACGCTTCAGGTACATCCCTTTCTCATGTCGTATCTTAAGCATTTGCGCGATGGGCTTGTCCCACGTACCATGCGGTGGCGTTTTGGGATGAAAGTACGGGTGCATTTGGTGGCCAATGAAATCATTGATCCAGTCCACTTCCGCTTCGTGGATAGCGATTCCGGCGAGGACCTGACCGAGCAATTCCGCTTTTTATAA
- a CDS encoding metal-dependent hydrolase gives MADYRGHINGAALGAIAYTGIVTYGVSVSGVADSLSAPDWLGYALVTSGIGMLFGLWPDVDINSHAQKIFYRLFLGIDLVLIVLRNFEAAAYLGLFAILPALGKHRGWTHTHWAMFLVPLPFLVLPYITNFHLLYRPMVGWLFYGAAVTGYASHLWMDGLLFSRNKKRSKKSLDHGPLNVRQQFTEDVSHDPRKAGKRLGSLIWEVMGLSARAALYFFFRPFLRK, from the coding sequence ATGGCAGATTACAGAGGGCATATCAATGGTGCAGCCCTTGGTGCGATCGCTTATACTGGCATCGTAACCTATGGTGTATCAGTTTCTGGGGTCGCGGATTCGTTGTCTGCACCGGATTGGTTGGGGTATGCACTGGTAACTTCCGGAATTGGGATGTTGTTTGGCCTTTGGCCCGATGTGGACATCAATTCTCATGCACAAAAAATCTTCTACCGCCTATTTTTAGGGATAGATTTGGTATTGATTGTTCTTCGAAACTTTGAAGCAGCGGCGTATCTGGGTCTTTTTGCGATTCTCCCCGCTTTGGGAAAGCATCGAGGCTGGACACATACCCATTGGGCCATGTTTCTTGTACCGCTACCGTTTTTGGTTCTACCATACATCACCAATTTCCACTTGCTTTATCGTCCTATGGTCGGTTGGTTATTTTATGGCGCAGCCGTAACCGGATATGCCAGTCATTTGTGGATGGATGGACTTTTGTTCTCCCGAAACAAAAAACGGTCTAAAAAAAGCCTAGATCACGGACCTCTCAACGTGCGCCAACAATTCACCGAAGACGTGTCGCACGATCCCCGGAAAGCCGGCAAACGTTTGGGAAGTTTAATCTGGGAAGTGATGGGGCTTTCTGCACGAGCAGCCCTTTACTTCTTTTTTAGACCATTTCTCCGAAAGTAA